Proteins found in one Neodiprion lecontei isolate iyNeoLeco1 chromosome 6, iyNeoLeco1.1, whole genome shotgun sequence genomic segment:
- the LOC107222424 gene encoding glutamine-dependent NAD(+) synthetase isoform X3 produces MHNRKRKHRSGNPSRRREECEPQRTESAERIKFIKGTNTWNMGRTVTVAACTLNQWAMDFDGNLRRIFQSIQQAKEMGATYRSGPELEICGYSCEDHFYESDTLLHSWEVLAELLKSPICEDILIDVGMPVMHKNVNYNCRVAFINKKILLIRPKMRMCEDGNYRESRWFSAWTKERMVEDYFLPRMISAITDQSIVPFGDAIISTKDTCIGFEICEELWNPSSNHIPMSLDGVEIIVNGSGSHFELRKAYVTVDLVKAATFKAGGCYIFSNLRGCDGARIYFNGGSSITLNGKILNRGKEFALQDVEVTVATLDLEDIRSYRNNIRSRTHLAARAQPYPRVKVDYALTSDGVISNRPTIPISCDYYSMEENESSRWRYHTPEEEISLAPACWLWDYLRRSCQGGFFLPLSGGVDSTAVACLVYSMCDMIVSSVSKGDSQVLSDIRKIVGDGEYVPTDPKQLCNVILFTCYMATENSSIETKTRAAELASQIGAYHHGIVIDTAVSAVLGIFQQVTKLTPRFKVHGGSPRESLALQNIQARLRMVIAYLFAQLMLWVRGRPGGLLVLGSGNVDEALRGYFTKYDCSSADVNPIGGVTKTDLKKFLIYFRKKHNMHTLDAILDAPPTAELEPLQHGQLAQLDEIDMGMTYKELGAFGKLRKQNCAGPFSMFCKLLHMWEDCTPKEIADKVKHFYRCYAINRHKMTVLTPSCHAETYSPDDNRFDHRPFLYNHTWKWQFKAIDDQVLRANGSEPT; encoded by the exons ATGCATAACAGGAAACGCAAACACCGCAGTGGAAATCCTTCCAGACGGAGAGAAGAGTGCGAGCCGCAGAGAACTGAAAG TGCTGaacgtataaaatttatcaaaggGACTAATACTTGGAATATGGGGCGAACTGTGACAGTAGCAGCTTGCACGCTGAACCAATGGGCGATGGACTTTGATGGGAACCTAAGAAGGATATTTCAAAGTATACAGCAAGCCAAGGAGATGGGAGCAACTTATAGAAGCGGTCCAGAGCTTGAAATATG TGGTTATAGTTGCGAGGATCACTTTTATGAATCAGACACGCTGTTGCATAGCTGGGAAGTATTAGCCGAGCTTCTAAAATCACCAATATGCGAGGATATATTGATCGATGTTGGGATGCCTGTTATGCACAAGAATGTGAATTATAATTGCAGAGTAGCtttcataaataaaaagatCTTACTGATTAGACCAAAAATGAGAATGTGCGAAGATGGGAATTACAGAGAATCAAGATGGTTTTCTGCTTGGACTAAG GAGCGTATGGTTGAGgattattttttacctagaaTGATATCAGCTATAACTGACCAATCGATAGTACCTTTTGGTGACGCTATCATTTCGACCAAGGATACATGCATAGGTTTTGAGATATGCGAAGAGTTGTGGAATCCGAGCAGCAATCATATACCGATGAGTCTGGATGGCGttgaaataattgttaatG GAAGTGGGTCACATTTTGAACTACGGAAGGCTTACGTTACCGTCGATCTAGTGAAAGCAGCTACCTTCAAGGCTGGCGGGTGCTACATATTCAGTAACTTGCGCGGATGTGACGGTGCTCGGATTTATTTCAACGGTGGTTCGAGTATTACTTTGAATGGTAAAATATTGAATCGTGGAAAAGAGTTTGCCCTCCAGGATGTTGAAGTAACGGTAGCGACGCTTGATTTGGAAGATATAAG GTCTTATCGAAACAATATCAGGTCTCGAACACACTTAGCTGCGAGAGCTCAACCTTACCCTCGGGTTAAGGTTGACTATGCATTAACATCTGACGGTGTAATTTCAAACCGTCCAACTATTCCAATTAGTtgtgattattattcaatgGAGGAAAATGAGTCGTCGAGGTGGAGGTATCACACCCCAGAAGAAGAAATCTCTCTGGCTCCGGCTTGCTGGTTGTGGGATTATTTGAG GCGATCTTGTCAGGGAGGTTTTTTCTTACCTCTCAGTGGCGGTGTAGATTCAACCGCTGTTGCGTGTTTGGTTTATTCGATGTGCGACATGATCGTCAGCTCTGTCAGCAAAGGCG ATTCCCAAGTTCTTTCGGATATAAGAAAAATCGTGGGTGATGGTGAATACGTTCCCACTGATCCGAAGCAGTTATGTAACGTTATTCTGTTCACTTGCTACATGGCTAcagaaaattcttcaattgAAACAAAGACGCGAGCTGCTGAACTGGCCAGTCAAATCGGCGCGTATCATCACGGTATTGTTATTGATACAGCAGTCTCTGCAGTTCTtggcatatttcaacaagttaCCAAATTGACGCCAAGATTTAAAGTGCACGGTGGCTCGCCAAGGGAAAGCTTGGCACTCCAAAATATTCAG GCTCGCTTACGAATGGTTATTGCCTATCTGTTTGCGCAACTGATGTTATGGGTTAGAGGGAGACCTGGTGGGCTTTTGGTATTGGGAAGTGGTAATGTAGACGAGGCTTTGAGGGGCTACTTTACTAAATATGACTGCAGTAGTGCGGACGTCAATCCAATTGGAGGGGTAACAAAGACTGATCTGAAGAAGTTTCTCATCTACTTTAG AAAGAAACATAACATGCACACCCTGGACGCAATATTGGATGCTCCACCTACAGCCGAATTGGAGCCTTTACAACACGGTCAGTTGGCTCAATTGGACGAAATCGATATGGGAATGACGTACAAAGAGCTCGGGGCTTTCGGAAAATTGAGAAAGCAAAATTGTGCAGGTCCATTTTCTATGTTCTGCAAATTGTTACATATGTGGGAGGATTGTACTCCTAAAGAG
- the LOC107222409 gene encoding cytosolic carboxypeptidase 2: MDFAVNSRVKELQAALFPIHPIPNSYITSQCLQGRLGITRRDIETALNLSASVARYRDSKEAFPTIPDAHSGIDGITQEARWPTECQVIQERIRHIEYFPATPEPYYVPSGKEPKPKPIGEESGTVIFRYCPMSATNYFSRSCIGGTIFIQEPITSASNTNLNCLDNSVANNFANCNSDLKFESRFESGNLGKVIKITDTYYQLHLRKDLYTQRHMQWYYFRISNTKSRTIYRLSIVNFCKEDSLYNEGLKPLLYSTKDASLHAVGWRRCGDNITYYKNDSSDEEKEKHTLTFNLSFPHDQDTVYLAHCYPYTYTDLQEYLGSIINDPAKTKYTKLRLLCRSLAGNNVYYLTITAPMFNDDGRKKKGVVITARVHPGETPSSWMMKGIIDFLTGDSNQAKELRERFIFKLVPMLNPDGVIVGNNRCSLSGKDLNRQYRTVMRESYPSVWHTKLMIRRLMEECGIAIYCDLHAHSRRHNIFIYGCESKRGGSGGKLSEQVFPLMLHKNAADKFSFENCKFHIEKGKEGTGRVVVWLMGVQNSYTMEASLSGSKIGSRADTHFSTQDYEQIGKAFCETLLDFSDEDPTKERLRNKILARLMKEGSSADEPTNINLTDYSSDEGDTSDSSSQDDRRERADEESKRDTDDSYPYLSVPPPSPILPRAKGNGKIRNGARKKFLEKNSQVKKKILTQRAVMDVPITDPGSDLYDVSESGDEYYLESSIATSRLPQESRSNLMERSDISEKDEDYRKDSRKDYLPLPSIIRPHSLSLGEELPPAKTTHKSRQQPRYLPQPKTSRHLSPIFSKHQDVQIKMASLRQQLWTGVPMRSQYKEDRGNPFIQSSNGWGASSLALAYQTDSETLLKSCSKKLEALDYTQKTNGESRKVKKKLLKKQAKVINILPIHVDEEEVPKPIKKKRTRLRRQKTVNMNTIGAESNAISTRADKIDSLRLFGIAKLPKPEAKHKSESKRKFRKGGLVVTAATSMPKTKQKLMIDPTTDSSSSDEVQLSVRPRTAKKKKKSLVKKKRVLSASVMLGAMAVK; encoded by the exons ATGGATTTCGCTGTAAACAGCAGAGTGAAAGAACTTCAAGCAGCTCTATTTCCAATTCACCCAATTCCAA ACAGTTACATCACAAGCCAATGCCTACAAGGTCGTCTCGGCATTACGAGAAGAGATATAGAAACTGCTTTGAATTTGTCTGCAAGTGTTGCGAGATACCGAGACTCCAAAGAAGCCTTTCCAACTATACCAGATGCCCATTCTGGCATCGATGGTATAACACAAGAAGCGAGATGGCCGACAGAGTGTCAA GTAATACAGGAGAGGATACGCCATATAGAATATTTTCCGGCTACACCAGAACCATATTATGTGCCGAGTGGAAAAGAACCAAAGCCAAAACCAATTGGAGAGGAATCCGGAACAGTCATTTTTCGATACTGCCCTATGAGTGCCACAAATTAT TTCAGCAGATCATGTATCGGCGGGACCATTTTTATACAGGAGCCAATAACAAGTGCATCAAACACAAATTTGAATTGCCTAGATAACTCTGTAGCAAATAATTTCGCTAACTGTAATTCGGACCTAAAATTTGAATCGAGATTTGAATCTGGAAACTTGGGCAAGGTCATTAAAATAACGGACACTTACTATCAACTTCACTTGAGGAAGGATCTTTATACTCAAAGACACATGCAATGGTATTATTTTAGAATATCAAACACCAAAAGTAGGACAATATACAG GTTGTCcattgtaaatttttgtaaagaaGATAGTTTGTATAATGAAGGACTAAAGCCTCTGCTATACTCTACCAAAGATGCATCGTTGCACGCTGTCGGGTGGAGAAGGTGCGGCGACAACATCACCTACTACAAGAACGATTCCTC CgacgaagagaaagagaaacatACGTTGACATTTAATCTGTCTTTCCCGCACGACCAGGACACTGTGTACTTAGCTCATTGTTACCCATATACATACACAGATCTTCAG GAATATCTGGGTTCAATTATCAATGACCCTGCCAAAACCAAGTACACCAAACTCAGATTGTTGTGTCGAAGTCTGGCAGGAAACAATGTCTACTATCTAACTATAACCGCGCCAATGTTCAATGATgacggaagaaagaaaaaaggtgtTGTTATAACTGCACGTGTACATCCTGGGGAAACACCATcgagttggatgatgaaaggAATTATTGACTTTCTGACCGGGGATTCTAATCAGGCTAAA GAATTGCGGGAACGATTTATCTTCAAGTTGGTACCAATGCTAAATCCGGATGGAGTTATAGTTGGGAATAACAGATGCTCTTTGTCTGGGAAGGACTTGAATCGACAATACAGAACTGTAATGCGAGAGAGTTATCCTTCGGTATGGCATACCAAACTCATGATTCGCAG ATTGATGGAGGAATGCGGTATTGCAATATACTGCGATTTACACGCGCACTCAAGGAGACACAACATATTCATTTATGGTTGTGAAAGTAAAAGGGGTGGATCTGGTGGAAAACTGTCAGAACAAGTTTTTCCTTTAATGTTACACAAGAATGCTGCTGATAAA TTTTCATTTGAGAATTGCAAATTCCATATTGAAAAGGGAAAAGAAGGCACAGGGAGAGTAGTTGTCTGGCTAATGGGTGTTCAAAACAGTTATACCATGGAGGCTTCCTTGAGTGGTTCTAAAATTGGCTCCAGAGCTGATACGCACTTTTCGACACAAGATTACGAACAAATTGGTAAAGCTTTTTGTGAAACCCTACTGGATTTCTCCGACGAAGATCCTACGAAG GAACGActacgaaataaaattcttgcAAGACTTATGAAGGAAGGATCAAGCGCTGATGAACCAACAAATATCAATCTAACCGATTACTCTAG cgATGAGGGCGATACATCCGATAGCTCATCGCAAGACGATAGACGAGAAAGGGCTGACGAAGAATCAAAACGAGATACGGATGACAGTTACCCATACCTATCTGTTCCACCGCCGTCGCCAATACTACCAAGAGCCAAAGGCaatggaaaaataagaaatggagcgaggaaaaaatttttggaaaagaaCTCTCAAgtcaaaaagaaaatattg ACTCAAAGAGCTGTTATGGACGTACCGATTACCGATCCAGGAAGTGATTTATACGATGTCAGTGAGTCAGGAGATGAGTATTATTTGGAATCATCTATAGCAACCTCCAGGCTTCCGCAAG AGAGTCGCTCTAATTTAATGGAAAGGTCTGATATATCAGAAAAAGATGAAGATTATAGGAAAGATTCTCGCAAAGACTATTTACCATTACCATCGATAATAAGGCCTCACAGTCTGTCTTTAGGAGAGGAATTACCTCCGGCAAAGACAACTCACAAATCAAGACAGCAGCCACGTTATCTGCCTCAGCCAAA AACATCGAGACACCTGTCTCCTATATTCTCAAAGCATCAGGatgttcaaataaaaatggcCTCTTTGCGTCAGCAACTTTGGACGGGCGTTCCAATGAGGAGCCAATACAAAGAAGATAGAGGAAATCCATTCATTCAAAGTTCTAATGGCTGGGGAGCATCGAGCCTGGCCTTGGCCTATCAAACCGATAGCGAAACTCTGCTAAA ATCTTGCTCAAAAAAATTAGAGGCATTAGACTATACTCAGAAAACGAACGGAGAGTcaagaaaagtaaagaaaaaattgctgAAAAAGCAGGCAAAGGTAATCAACATTCTACCAATCCATGTAGATGAGGAAGAAGTCCCAAAGccaattaaaaagaaaaggacACGGCTAAGACGCCAAAAGACTGTGAATATGAACACGATTGGAGCAGAGAGTAACGCGATATCGACAAGGGCAGATAAAATAGATTCCCTAAGATTGTTCGGGATTGCAAAGCTACCGAAACCAGAAGCTAAGCACAAATCTGAATCTAAACGAAAATTCCGTAAAGGAGGTCTAGTTGTTACCGCCGCTACCAGCATGcccaaaacaaaacaaaagttAATGATTGACCCCACAACAGACAGTTCTAGTTCAGATGAAGTTCAGCTTAGTGTGCGGCCAAGAactgcgaagaaaaaaaagaaatcactgGTAAAGAAGAAACGAGTACTTAGCGCCAGTGTTATGCTCGGGGCTATGGCAGTAAAATAG
- the LOC107222427 gene encoding cytochrome P450 4g15 has product MSAAGPDVVAGTVATAAASGLSATTIFFSLLVPAIVLYYIYFRISRRHMIELADKLPGPDGVPFLGNALEFLGSSDTIFRNVYQKSFEFDQVIKLWIGPKLLIFLVDPRDVEVILSSHVYIDKSSEYRFFKPWLGNGLLISTGQKWRAHRKLIAPTFHLNVLKSFIDLFNANSRAVVEKMRQEQGKEFDCHDYMSECTVEILLETAMGVSKSTQDRSGFEYAIAVMKMCDILHLRHTRVWLRPDWLFNLTKYGKDQVQLLDIIHGLTKKVIKRKKEDYKGGKRNLIDAAANQADGKAKNTTVVEGLSFGQSAGLKDDLDVDDNDVGEKKRLAFLDLLIESGQNGVVLTDTEIKEQVDTIMFEGHDTTAAGSSFFLSLMGIHQDIQEKVIEELDEIFGDSDRPVTFQDTLEMKYLERCLMETLRMYPPVPIIAREIKTDLKLASGDYTLPAGATVVIGTFKMHRQANIYPNPDVFNPDNFLPEKTANRHYYAFVPFSAGPRSCVGRKYAMLKLKIILSTILRNFRIKSDLKEEDFRLQADIILKRAEGFKIRLEPRKPGVKA; this is encoded by the exons ATGTCTGCAGCTGGACCCGATGTGGTAGCCGGGACGGTGGCTACAGCCGCCGCCAGCGGACTATCGGCGACCACTATCTTCTTCTCACTCCTCGTCCCGGCAATAGTTTTGTACTATATTTACTTCCGAATTTCTCGACGACACATGATCGAGCTTGCCGATAAACTTCCTGGCCCTGACGGAGTACCATTCCTCGGAAATGCTCTCGAGTTTCTGGGAAGCTCAGACA CCATCTTCCGGAACGTCTACCAGAAGTCTTTCGAGTTTGACCAGGTCATCAAGCTATGGATCGGGCCCAAACTTCTCATCTTCTTGGTCGATCCCCGAGATGTGGAAGTCATCCTGTCGAGTCACGTTTACATCGACAAGTCCAGCGAGTACCGATTCTTCAAACCTTGGTTGGGAAACGGTCTTCTCATCTCCACTG GGCAGAAGTGGCGGGCTCACCGCAAGCTGATTGCTCCCACTTTCCACTTGAACGTGTTGAAGAGCTTTATTGACCTATTCAACGCAAACTCCCGCGCCGTTGTCGAGAAGATGCGTCAGGAACAAGGCAAGGAATTCGACTGTCACGATTACATGTCCGAGTGTACCGTTGAGATTCTTCTGGAGACTGCTATGGGAGTTTCCAAGAGTACCCAAGATCGCAGCGGATTCGAATACGCCATTGCCGTGATGAA GATGTGCGACATTCTTCACCTCCGTCATACCCGCGTATGGCTCAGGCCGGACTGGTTATTCAACCTTACTAAATACGGCAAGGACCAGGTCCAACTCCTCGACATCATCCACGGGCTCACCAAGAAGGTCATCAAGCGCAAGAAGGAGGACTACAAGGGTGGAAAGCGCAACCTGATCGACGCTGCCGCAAATCAGGCTGACGGAAAGGCCAAG AACACAACTGTCGTCGAGGGTCTGTCCTTCGGACAATCCGCTGGACTCAAGGATGACTTGGACGTCGATGACAACGACGTTGGTGAGAAGAAGAGGCTCGCCTTCCTCGACCTGCTCATCGAGTCTGGACAAAACGGAGTCGTCCTGACCGATACCGAGATCAAGGAACAAGTGGACACGATCATGTTCGAG GGACACGACACAACCGCTGCCGGATCAAGCTTCTTCCTATCGTTGATGGGCATACACCAAGATATCCAGGAGAAGGTAATCGAAGAGCTGGATGAAATCTTCGGAGACAGTGATAGGCCAGTCACGTTCCAAGACACTTTGGAGATGAAGTACCTCGAACGATGCCTCATGGAAACTCTCCGAATGTACCCACCCGTGCCCATAATTGCCCGCGAAATCAAAACGGATCTTAAGCTAG CGTCCGGGGATTACACCTTACCCGCTGGTGCCACCGTGGTAATCGGTACCTTCAAGATGCACCGTCAGGCCAACATCTACCCGAACCCGGATGTCTTTAACCCCGATAATTTCCTTCCCGAGAAGACAGCGAACCGTCACTATTACGCGTTCGTGCCCTTCTCAGCCGGGCCCCGTTCCTGTGTGGGCCGTAAATACGCCATGCTTAAACTGAAGATAATCCTCTCGACAATATTGAGGAACTTCAGAATCAAGTCCGACCTGAAAGAGGAGGACTTCCGGCTGCAAGCTGACATTATCCTGAAACGTGCCGAGGGATTCAAGATCCGGTTGGAACCCAGGAAGCCTGGCGTCAAGGCCTAA
- the LOC107222410 gene encoding uncharacterized protein LOC107222410 isoform X2 has translation MSQAYRPYWDFCKAFKNQVPQAAENYGETSETPENQVDTPPPPPPPPPRVKTIAKAFRKELPKVKAAWKSFLPDLSTEDVRRYHFAHHEIVCLELEEAGYENAAQYLRMLFDLDEEMRVKAGPGTIIWTNPRIKDDGASIDRLKIGLAEANKAMLNEQPIAQAAALLDTALHFQGTSWEWWWVAEKLFRSAMAASEAVENDDHQTLTTIKYLYGRFLFKEMKETKVSLKFLDEARQASEDKSWNASKILGIKQDSVFRECCTLLYRAMLEMAIRAQRNHETDIAIAACQKALKHATDSDHEEYITDVLCVLGRSYLASDQPQLALQNFIKYLNLSRQIFDHNGICDAHMELAFTYKELGDPMNTMEHLERLRETASKFELPYKLAQAHYYIGEHLLTHGVLPAATSHLEFAFTLYNGLGQTLEANHARCIAAVSKGEYQEFHQPLQRSENQIYWSASDYENSSHSEVVKVESLQSAVSVLSVDSVPHEASDEND, from the exons atgtCACAAGCGTATCGACCGTATTGGGATTTCTGTAAAGCCTTCAAAAATCAAGTTCCACAAGCAGCAGAAAATTATGGCGAAACTTCCGAAACCCCCGAAAACCAAGTGGAtactcctccacctcctccccctcctcctccaaGAGTGAAGACTATAGCTAAGGCGTTCAGGAAAGAACTTCCAAAAGTCAAAGCGGCCTGGAAATCTTTTCTACCTGATCTGTCGACCGAAGACGTCAGGAG GTACCACTTTGCGCATCACGAGATAGTTTGTCTGGAACTCGAAGAGGCTGGCTACGAGAACGCTGCTCAATATCTGAGGATGCTATTTGACTTGGACGAGGAGATGAGAGTCAAAGCTGGACCCGGGACGATAATTTGGACTAATCCACGGATCAAAGATGACGGTGCTTCAATTGATCGTCTGAAGATCGGCTTGGCTGAAGCGAACAAAGCGATGCTGAATG AGCAGCCGATCGCGCAAGCAGCTGCTCTTCTAGACACAGCGTTACACTTTCAAGGAACCAGTTGGGAATGGTGGTGGGTTGCAGAAAAACTCTTCAGAAGCGCCATGGCCGCTAGTGAAGCTGTTGAAAATGATGACCACCAAACCTTAACGACGATAAAGTATCTCTACGGACGTTTCCTCTTCAAAGAAA TGAAGGAGACTAAAGTGTCCTTAAAATTTTTGGACGAAGCCAGGCAGGCGTCGGAGGATAAATCGTGGAACGCATCGAAGATACTTGGTATTAAGCAGGACAGCGTCTTCAGGGAGTGCTGCACCCTTCTCTATCGCGCCATGCTGGAAATGGCTATAAGGGCGCAAAGaaaccacgagaccgatatcGCGATTGCAGCTTGCCAGAAGGCCCTGAAGCATGCTACAGACT CGGACCACGAGGAGTACATAACCGATGTGTTGTGCGTACTGGGAAGAAGCTACCTGGCTTCAGATCAGCCGCAACTGGCCCTGCAGAATTTCATCAAGTACTTAAACCTCTCCAGGCAGATATTCGACCACAACGGAATATGCGACGCCCACATGGAGCTGGCCTTCACCTACAAA GAACTGGGCGATCCGATGAACACCATGGAACACCTGGAACGTCTCCGAGAGACAGCCTCCAAGTTCGAACTGCCCTACAAACTCGCGCAAGCCCATTACTACATCGGAGAGCATCTTCTGACTCAC GGTGTACTTCCCGCGGCCACCTCGCATCTGGAATTTGCTTTCACTCTCTATAACGGATTGGGCCAGACGCTGGAAGCTAATCATGCTCGATGTATAGCGGCAGTATCGAAAG GAGAATATCAGGAATTTCACCAGCCTCTGCAAAGATCCGAGAATCAGATTTACTGGTCTGCGTCTGATTACGAGAATTCATCACACTCTGAAGTTGTAAAAGTTGAAAGCCTACAATCGGCGGTTAGTGTCCTCTCCGTAGATTCCGTACCACATGAAGCCTCTGATGAGAACGATTAG
- the LOC107222410 gene encoding uncharacterized protein LOC107222410 isoform X1: MSQAYRPYWDFCKAFKNQVPQAAENYGETSETPENQVDTPPPPPPPPPRVKTIAKAFRKELPKVKAAWKSFLPDLSTEDVRRYHFAHHEIVCLELEEAGYENAAQYLRMLFDLDEEMRVKAGPGTIIWTNPRIKDDGASIDRLKIGLAEANKAMLNEQPIAQAAALLDTALHFQGTSWEWWWVAEKLFRSAMAASEAVENDDHQTLTTIKYLYGRFLFKEMKETKVSLKFLDEARQASEDKSWNASKILGIKQDSVFRECCTLLYRAMLEMAIRAQRNHETDIAIAACQKALKHATDSDHEEYITDVLCVLGRSYLASDQPQLALQNFIKYLNLSRQIFDHNGICDAHMELAFTYKELGDPMNTMEHLERLRETASKFELPYKLAQAHYYIGEHLLTHGVLPAATSHLEFAFTLYNGLGQTLEANHARCIAAVSKGQEFIDQYIELILQSGEYDQAATVRLCDWKNNRVPFWRGKKYTCETYGESDDGEYQEFHQPLQRSENQIYWSASDYENSSHSEVVKVESLQSAVSVLSVDSVPHEASDEND; the protein is encoded by the exons atgtCACAAGCGTATCGACCGTATTGGGATTTCTGTAAAGCCTTCAAAAATCAAGTTCCACAAGCAGCAGAAAATTATGGCGAAACTTCCGAAACCCCCGAAAACCAAGTGGAtactcctccacctcctccccctcctcctccaaGAGTGAAGACTATAGCTAAGGCGTTCAGGAAAGAACTTCCAAAAGTCAAAGCGGCCTGGAAATCTTTTCTACCTGATCTGTCGACCGAAGACGTCAGGAG GTACCACTTTGCGCATCACGAGATAGTTTGTCTGGAACTCGAAGAGGCTGGCTACGAGAACGCTGCTCAATATCTGAGGATGCTATTTGACTTGGACGAGGAGATGAGAGTCAAAGCTGGACCCGGGACGATAATTTGGACTAATCCACGGATCAAAGATGACGGTGCTTCAATTGATCGTCTGAAGATCGGCTTGGCTGAAGCGAACAAAGCGATGCTGAATG AGCAGCCGATCGCGCAAGCAGCTGCTCTTCTAGACACAGCGTTACACTTTCAAGGAACCAGTTGGGAATGGTGGTGGGTTGCAGAAAAACTCTTCAGAAGCGCCATGGCCGCTAGTGAAGCTGTTGAAAATGATGACCACCAAACCTTAACGACGATAAAGTATCTCTACGGACGTTTCCTCTTCAAAGAAA TGAAGGAGACTAAAGTGTCCTTAAAATTTTTGGACGAAGCCAGGCAGGCGTCGGAGGATAAATCGTGGAACGCATCGAAGATACTTGGTATTAAGCAGGACAGCGTCTTCAGGGAGTGCTGCACCCTTCTCTATCGCGCCATGCTGGAAATGGCTATAAGGGCGCAAAGaaaccacgagaccgatatcGCGATTGCAGCTTGCCAGAAGGCCCTGAAGCATGCTACAGACT CGGACCACGAGGAGTACATAACCGATGTGTTGTGCGTACTGGGAAGAAGCTACCTGGCTTCAGATCAGCCGCAACTGGCCCTGCAGAATTTCATCAAGTACTTAAACCTCTCCAGGCAGATATTCGACCACAACGGAATATGCGACGCCCACATGGAGCTGGCCTTCACCTACAAA GAACTGGGCGATCCGATGAACACCATGGAACACCTGGAACGTCTCCGAGAGACAGCCTCCAAGTTCGAACTGCCCTACAAACTCGCGCAAGCCCATTACTACATCGGAGAGCATCTTCTGACTCAC GGTGTACTTCCCGCGGCCACCTCGCATCTGGAATTTGCTTTCACTCTCTATAACGGATTGGGCCAGACGCTGGAAGCTAATCATGCTCGATGTATAGCGGCAGTATCGAAAG GGCAAGAATTCATCGACCAATATATAGAATTGATACTCCAGTCCGGAGAGTACGATCAAGCGGCTACCGTAAGGCTATgtgattggaaaaataataGAGTACCATTttggaggggaaaaaaatacacctgcGAAACCTACGGTGAAAGCGATGATG GAGAATATCAGGAATTTCACCAGCCTCTGCAAAGATCCGAGAATCAGATTTACTGGTCTGCGTCTGATTACGAGAATTCATCACACTCTGAAGTTGTAAAAGTTGAAAGCCTACAATCGGCGGTTAGTGTCCTCTCCGTAGATTCCGTACCACATGAAGCCTCTGATGAGAACGATTAG